The proteins below are encoded in one region of Cololabis saira isolate AMF1-May2022 chromosome 13, fColSai1.1, whole genome shotgun sequence:
- the dda1 gene encoding DET1- and DDB1-associated protein 1, with protein MEKADFLKGLPVYNKSNFSRFHADSVCKASNRRPSVYLPTREYPSEQIIVTEKTNILLRYLHQQWDKKNAAKKREQEQGEGDSPAPPRKIARTDSQEMNEDS; from the exons ATGGAGAAG GCTGATTTCTTAAAGGGACTTCCAGTCTACAATAAAAGCAACTTCAGCAGGTTCCATGCAGACTCTGTTTGTAAAGCATCT aaTCGAAGGCCCTCCGTGTACCTTCCCACGCGTGAATACCCCTCCGAACAGA TTATTGTaacagagaaaacaaacatcctCCTGCGTTACCTTCATCAGCAGTGGGACAAAAAG AATGCAGCAAAGAAAAGGGAACAGGAACAAGGTGAGGGGGACAGCCCGGCACCCCCAAGGAAGATCGCCAGGACAGATAGCCAAGAAATGAATGAGGATTCataa